A genomic stretch from Algoriphagus halophilus includes:
- a CDS encoding glycosyl hydrolase, with translation MKKLIYILFFVGLTNHAFSQSSIQQSSFLQPPQEAKPRVWWHWMNGNITKEGIRKDLDWMEKTGIGGFQNFDANLFTPVVVEEKLVFMTPAWKEAFQYATDLAGDKELEMAIAGSPGWSVTGGPWVTPEDAMKKYVWTETLVKGGESIQILLPQPSAQTGKYQDAHVEGGGISGGFIGEEPKFYKDALVVAFPVPENEKSIQELDPKITRSGGDFDPNLLLDGQIDEGGFLPPMEVGEDMWIQYAFDQSQTFKAMSVSGAMNGALAEFNGGPENRSLKVSEDGVNFRTIAKVSGSTVPFNTVSFAPVTAKYWRICFETLPGEVNLFAAMAGGPMEEPKPAGVQVAEFQLYTTSRIDQVEDKAGFSPWTEDYALAEMEVNLSSDEVLPKNQIIDLTSQMKPDGSFSWNAPAGKWKIIRFGYSLTGRQNHPASPEATGLEVDKLDKEAVRRYINHYLDLYEDATGGKLGPEGLEYMILDSYEAGHMTWTADFPIEFEKRRGYSMVPYVPVLTGMLVNSREDSEKFLWDFRKTIGEMISDNHYDVIGEELHKRGMRRYTESHENKRIYLADGMDVKRHADIPMSAMWTPGSLAGGSDEEVRSEADIRESASVANIYGKPFVAAESMTSVGRPFQEYPERLKRTADLELASGLNRFVIHTSVHQPLDDKKPGFSLGPFGQYFTRQETWADMAKPWIDYLGRSSYMLQQGRNVADILYYYGENTNITWLAREELPTIPSGYEFDFVNSTVLKEAITADGGRLKAKSGNTYEVLMLDESAKLMTLSVLEKLKSLADAGVKIIGKKPVKSPSLSDNEEVFKQLANEIWELENVGENLQLPVQPDVSVSGTDHEILFRHRKSATADIYWFNNRNVNPTQALVSVRTSGKLPLKWNPITGETEGVSYEVIDGRTEIPLDFESWGAFFIVFEGDLTVNSVTFAEKSETEVQKVTGPWKVDFGGLVKDFSTLTSWSTNEDQEIKYYSGTANYTNIFNLPEKENEAKYELDLGSVKYLAEVILNGKNLGIVWKTPFKLDITKALKQGENQLEIRVVNTWVNRLIGDAQTEANTSTFTTMPFYQANSPLMESGLLGPVKIMKVD, from the coding sequence ATGAAGAAACTAATCTATATCCTATTTTTTGTGGGATTGACCAATCATGCTTTTTCACAATCATCCATTCAACAATCTAGTTTTCTTCAGCCTCCCCAAGAAGCAAAACCTAGGGTTTGGTGGCATTGGATGAATGGAAATATTACAAAAGAGGGGATAAGGAAAGATTTGGATTGGATGGAGAAAACGGGGATTGGAGGCTTTCAGAATTTTGATGCCAACTTATTTACTCCAGTAGTTGTGGAGGAGAAGTTAGTCTTTATGACTCCTGCCTGGAAGGAGGCATTCCAGTATGCCACTGATTTAGCAGGAGATAAAGAGCTGGAAATGGCCATTGCGGGTTCCCCTGGTTGGTCGGTCACAGGAGGGCCATGGGTTACACCGGAAGATGCCATGAAAAAATATGTCTGGACAGAAACCTTGGTAAAAGGAGGTGAATCCATTCAGATTTTATTGCCTCAACCTTCTGCTCAGACAGGGAAATACCAGGATGCACACGTGGAAGGCGGAGGGATTTCTGGAGGTTTTATAGGTGAGGAACCCAAGTTTTACAAAGATGCTTTGGTCGTGGCATTTCCAGTTCCAGAAAATGAGAAATCAATTCAGGAGTTAGACCCTAAAATCACCAGAAGTGGGGGCGACTTTGACCCAAACTTGCTTTTGGATGGTCAAATTGACGAGGGTGGATTTTTGCCTCCCATGGAAGTTGGAGAGGATATGTGGATTCAATATGCATTCGACCAGTCTCAAACTTTCAAAGCAATGAGTGTTTCTGGAGCAATGAATGGTGCTTTAGCAGAATTCAATGGAGGTCCGGAGAACCGTAGTCTCAAAGTCAGTGAAGATGGCGTGAATTTCAGGACCATCGCCAAAGTTTCAGGAAGTACCGTTCCTTTCAATACCGTTTCATTTGCTCCCGTTACTGCTAAATATTGGAGAATCTGTTTCGAAACTTTACCCGGTGAAGTCAACTTATTTGCTGCGATGGCAGGTGGACCCATGGAAGAGCCCAAACCTGCTGGGGTTCAAGTAGCAGAATTTCAATTGTACACTACATCCAGAATTGATCAGGTGGAGGATAAGGCTGGGTTTTCTCCTTGGACTGAAGATTATGCGCTGGCAGAAATGGAAGTCAACTTATCAAGTGATGAAGTACTGCCAAAGAACCAAATCATTGATCTTACTTCTCAAATGAAGCCAGATGGTTCCTTCAGCTGGAATGCACCTGCTGGGAAATGGAAAATTATCCGCTTCGGATACTCGCTTACAGGCCGCCAAAATCATCCTGCATCTCCTGAAGCTACCGGTTTAGAAGTGGATAAGTTAGACAAGGAAGCAGTACGAAGGTATATCAACCATTATTTGGATTTATACGAAGATGCAACGGGTGGGAAGTTAGGCCCTGAAGGATTGGAATACATGATTTTGGATAGTTATGAAGCAGGGCATATGACTTGGACAGCAGACTTTCCTATTGAATTTGAGAAGAGAAGAGGATATAGCATGGTGCCTTATGTTCCTGTACTGACAGGGATGTTAGTAAACAGTAGAGAAGATAGCGAGAAATTTCTCTGGGATTTTAGAAAAACCATCGGGGAAATGATATCTGATAATCACTACGATGTGATTGGGGAAGAGCTTCATAAAAGAGGGATGCGCCGCTATACGGAATCCCATGAAAATAAGAGGATTTATTTGGCTGATGGAATGGATGTAAAGCGTCATGCGGATATTCCTATGTCAGCCATGTGGACGCCGGGAAGTTTGGCAGGTGGGTCAGATGAAGAAGTAAGAAGTGAGGCCGACATACGAGAATCCGCCTCCGTGGCAAATATTTATGGAAAACCTTTTGTCGCAGCCGAATCCATGACTTCAGTAGGAAGGCCATTTCAGGAATATCCTGAACGTTTGAAAAGGACGGCTGATCTGGAATTGGCCTCAGGCCTCAACCGTTTTGTAATTCATACTTCCGTTCACCAGCCTTTGGATGATAAAAAGCCTGGATTTTCCTTGGGGCCATTTGGTCAGTACTTTACCAGACAAGAGACTTGGGCAGACATGGCCAAACCTTGGATTGATTATTTGGGCAGGAGTTCCTATATGCTTCAACAAGGGAGGAATGTAGCAGATATCCTTTATTACTATGGTGAGAACACCAATATTACCTGGCTGGCTAGAGAAGAGCTCCCCACTATTCCAAGTGGGTACGAATTTGACTTTGTGAATTCTACTGTTTTGAAAGAGGCAATTACTGCTGATGGAGGAAGGCTGAAAGCCAAAAGTGGGAACACCTATGAAGTGTTGATGCTGGATGAAAGTGCGAAATTAATGACCTTGTCTGTATTGGAAAAGCTAAAATCTTTAGCTGATGCAGGAGTGAAAATCATCGGAAAAAAGCCTGTTAAGTCCCCAAGTTTGTCGGATAATGAAGAGGTCTTCAAACAGCTAGCCAATGAAATATGGGAGCTGGAAAATGTAGGAGAGAATTTACAACTACCCGTCCAGCCTGATGTAAGCGTAAGCGGAACAGACCATGAAATTCTTTTCCGACATCGAAAATCAGCTACCGCAGATATTTATTGGTTTAATAACAGGAATGTAAATCCAACCCAAGCTTTGGTTAGCGTCAGAACCTCAGGAAAACTTCCCTTAAAATGGAACCCGATCACAGGGGAAACAGAAGGGGTATCCTATGAGGTAATAGATGGAAGGACTGAAATTCCATTGGATTTTGAGTCTTGGGGTGCTTTTTTCATCGTTTTTGAAGGAGATTTGACCGTCAATTCAGTCACTTTTGCAGAGAAAAGTGAAACGGAGGTTCAAAAAGTAACTGGACCCTGGAAAGTGGATTTTGGAGGACTAGTTAAAGATTTTTCAACCTTGACTTCTTGGTCAACCAATGAAGATCAAGAAATCAAATACTATTCTGGAACTGCTAATTATACGAACATTTTTAATCTTCCAGAAAAAGAGAATGAGGCAAAATATGAGTTGGATTTGGGATCTGTGAAGTATCTCGCAGAAGTAATCCTAAATGGAAAGAATCTGGGGATTGTTTGGAAAACCCCATTCAAACTGGACATCACCAAAGCTTTGAAGCAAGGAGAAAATCAATTAGAAATTAGGGTAGTCAATACCTGGGTCAATAGACTCATTGGCGATGCGCAAACGGAAGCCAATACATCTACTTTTACCACCATGCCATTTTACCAGGCAAATTCCCCATTAATGGAATCAGGATTGTTGGGGCCGGTTAAGATCATGAAAGTGGATTAG
- a CDS encoding TonB-dependent receptor — MLKYLLVGISLGICHLAYSQTDYQAKISDKDSGAPLVGATILIKEIPLGAVSDENGLVLLEQVPDGTFTLEIRYLGYETLRIKRAFPVGLSEMPEEFSLDHSEEEMEELLVQSNRSSRVIEDVPTRVEIIAGEELSEKGNMKPGDIRMLLNESTGIQTQQTSATSYNSSIRIQGLDGKYTQLLRDGLPIYAGYSSGLSLMQIAPLDLAQVEVIKGASSTLYGGGAIAGLVNLISKSPQEEPELSIMLNATSALGLDASAFYAAKKGKIGTTIFTSYNKGTAYDPADIGLTAIPKFDRWTINPKLFWDIHPNSSLTLGLNLMKEDRLGGNLDFIKGAEVSNPYFEKNTTDRVSTSLNYDLQLNEATQFQVKNSYSYYDRSIEIPDFLFSGKQYSSFSEVNISTKGNQSEWIGGLNLWTDQFVQQEGNEDTPLDYNLNTYGAFVQNLWNASEQWTFETGFRLDYQKEYGVFPLPKFSAMYKPTDALTFRLGGGLGYKSPTVFTEDAERIHFQYISPINPDLFEAEKSSGANLDLNYKVAFGEELSLVANTLLFYTSIQNPLLLTPTGNNYEFQQPTGNLETKGLELNMKWNYKDFKLFVGYTFADVHQQYNDIKSTYPLVAKHRINNVLMYEKHENFWIGLEAYYFSPQQLNDGEEGKSYWIVGLMSEKKFGESFSIFLNFENFLDTRQTRFDTIYTGSISNPEFRDIYAPVDGFVINGGIKFRLL; from the coding sequence ATGCTAAAATATTTATTAGTAGGCATTTCCCTAGGTATCTGTCACCTTGCCTATTCCCAAACCGACTACCAAGCTAAAATCAGTGATAAAGACTCGGGAGCTCCTTTGGTAGGAGCTACTATATTGATAAAAGAAATACCTCTCGGAGCTGTTTCTGATGAAAATGGTTTGGTACTTCTTGAACAAGTTCCAGATGGCACCTTTACCTTGGAAATTCGGTACCTGGGGTATGAAACCCTGCGAATCAAACGGGCTTTTCCTGTGGGCCTTTCAGAGATGCCAGAAGAATTTTCTCTTGATCATTCTGAGGAAGAGATGGAAGAACTGCTCGTTCAATCCAATCGAAGTTCCAGAGTCATAGAGGATGTTCCGACAAGGGTAGAAATCATTGCAGGAGAAGAACTCTCAGAAAAAGGAAACATGAAACCTGGAGATATCCGGATGCTTCTCAATGAAAGTACGGGGATTCAAACTCAGCAGACCTCCGCTACGAGTTACAACTCCAGCATTAGAATACAAGGTTTGGATGGAAAATACACCCAACTATTGAGAGATGGACTTCCCATATATGCAGGGTATTCTTCCGGGTTGAGCCTGATGCAAATTGCACCATTGGACTTAGCTCAAGTGGAAGTGATCAAAGGAGCCTCCTCTACCCTATATGGAGGAGGAGCCATCGCTGGATTGGTCAATTTGATTTCCAAAAGCCCTCAGGAAGAACCCGAATTGTCCATAATGCTTAATGCCACCTCCGCATTGGGATTAGATGCAAGTGCCTTTTATGCGGCAAAAAAAGGAAAAATAGGCACTACCATTTTCACCTCCTACAACAAAGGAACTGCTTATGATCCTGCAGATATCGGATTGACTGCCATCCCAAAATTCGACCGATGGACCATCAACCCAAAACTTTTCTGGGACATCCATCCCAATTCAAGCTTAACCCTGGGATTGAACTTAATGAAGGAAGATAGATTGGGAGGAAATTTAGATTTTATTAAAGGAGCGGAAGTGTCAAACCCTTATTTTGAAAAGAATACCACGGATCGTGTTTCCACTAGCCTGAACTATGATCTTCAACTAAATGAAGCAACTCAATTTCAAGTAAAAAACAGTTACAGCTATTATGACAGAAGCATAGAAATCCCTGATTTCCTGTTTTCGGGGAAGCAATATTCTTCTTTCTCTGAAGTAAATATCAGCACCAAAGGAAACCAATCAGAATGGATAGGAGGACTGAATTTATGGACGGATCAATTCGTCCAACAAGAAGGAAATGAGGACACTCCCCTTGATTACAATCTGAATACCTATGGGGCTTTTGTCCAAAACCTATGGAATGCATCCGAGCAATGGACTTTTGAAACAGGATTCAGGCTGGATTATCAGAAAGAGTATGGAGTATTTCCCCTGCCGAAGTTCTCAGCCATGTACAAACCTACCGATGCACTCACATTTCGACTTGGTGGCGGGTTGGGATATAAATCCCCAACCGTATTTACAGAAGATGCCGAGCGGATTCATTTCCAATATATTTCCCCCATAAATCCGGATCTTTTTGAGGCAGAAAAATCATCTGGAGCCAACCTGGACCTCAATTATAAAGTCGCATTTGGAGAGGAACTATCTTTGGTAGCCAATACCCTTTTATTTTATACCAGCATTCAAAACCCACTTTTACTTACTCCAACAGGGAATAATTATGAATTTCAACAGCCCACAGGAAACTTGGAGACCAAAGGCCTAGAACTTAACATGAAATGGAATTACAAGGATTTTAAACTATTTGTAGGATATACCTTTGCCGATGTTCATCAACAATACAATGATATAAAATCAACTTACCCCTTGGTGGCAAAACACCGCATCAACAATGTGTTGATGTATGAAAAGCATGAGAATTTTTGGATCGGTCTGGAAGCATATTATTTCAGTCCTCAGCAACTGAATGATGGGGAGGAAGGAAAATCCTATTGGATTGTGGGATTGATGAGTGAGAAGAAATTTGGAGAATCTTTTTCCATATTCCTGAATTTTGAAAATTTTCTGGATACCCGCCAAACCCGGTTTGACACCATTTATACAGGCAGTATTTCCAATCCAGAATTCAGGGATATTTACGCCCCTGTGGATGGATTTGTTATCAATGGAGGAATCAAATTCAGACTCTTGTAA
- a CDS encoding phosphocholine-specific phospholipase C has translation MKESRREFLKKTALLSGAAGLWQVLPSSIEKALAISPDPGTTFEDAEHVVMLMQENRSFDHCFGTLRGVRGYNDPRAISIPGKLPVWMQADNQGTHFPPFRLDIQATKATWMRDIPHSWEDQVDARNQGKYNGWIEAKRPGREEFKEIPLTMGYYTREDIPFYYALADAFTVFDQHFCAALTGTTTNRSYFWTGKTHGEKGDKAKVRNGEATYSKEVNWTTFPERLEQLGISWKVYQNEISIPSLVEDSSLLANFTDNNLEWFSQYHVFFSSGYYEFLEKQQPIIEQELNNFEKNGMPEGAGEGYLEEIEKKREELKMVKEHLVKYHPDNFEKLSEFEKSIHRKAFARNTGDEDFQKIERIDYSENGEERTISVPKGDILYQFRKDVKEGNLPAVTWLVAPQKFSDHPSAPWYGAWYVSEVMDILTQDPEVWKKTIFILNYDENDGYFDHQPPFVVPDPKNLEEGIISNGVNTEGEYVYKEEEKTAGFKEEDCRTSPVGLGYRVPLIVASPWSRGGYVNSQVSDITSTIQFLEKFLSKKSGKKVEEPNISGWRRMVSGDLISAFRPYHGEPLEKLKPLDRNELMTQIHKAQFKSLPDNFMAIPASEANNWDTARLQKEGSLPGQEKGSRPSNPLNYDLRVNGKLSADKKSFQISFEASQELFGENSWGAPFQVYAPGKFKSMDSNNWEEARVWQFAVKAGDQLEYVWPLTDFEDGKFHLRVYGPNGFYREFKGSSSSSILEIDMQPIQMGGSISRSVNLLLTSQLGPSAIQIVENNYREGNYSFSLATGKSILKELNFESSQGWYDFTVKADGLESTFAGRSENGEESISDPLIS, from the coding sequence ATGAAAGAATCAAGGAGAGAATTTCTCAAAAAGACGGCACTATTAAGCGGAGCCGCGGGACTTTGGCAAGTATTACCAAGTTCTATAGAAAAAGCATTGGCTATCAGTCCTGACCCAGGTACTACTTTTGAAGATGCTGAGCATGTGGTCATGCTGATGCAGGAGAATCGATCATTTGACCATTGCTTTGGAACACTTCGAGGGGTAAGAGGCTACAATGACCCAAGAGCCATTTCCATTCCCGGAAAACTTCCAGTTTGGATGCAAGCGGATAATCAAGGCACCCACTTCCCTCCTTTCCGTTTAGACATTCAGGCTACTAAAGCTACTTGGATGCGTGACATTCCACATTCTTGGGAGGACCAAGTAGATGCTAGGAACCAAGGAAAATACAATGGTTGGATTGAAGCCAAAAGACCAGGAAGGGAAGAATTTAAAGAAATCCCCTTGACTATGGGCTATTACACCAGAGAGGACATCCCATTCTACTATGCATTGGCGGATGCCTTTACCGTTTTTGACCAGCATTTTTGTGCAGCGTTAACTGGGACCACTACGAATAGAAGTTATTTCTGGACCGGAAAAACCCATGGAGAAAAAGGGGATAAAGCCAAGGTTAGAAATGGAGAAGCAACCTACAGTAAGGAAGTTAATTGGACAACTTTCCCGGAAAGACTAGAACAACTGGGAATCTCCTGGAAAGTGTATCAAAATGAAATCAGCATTCCTTCCTTGGTAGAGGATTCCTCCTTATTGGCAAATTTCACTGACAATAACCTGGAATGGTTTTCTCAATACCATGTGTTTTTTAGCTCTGGATATTATGAGTTTCTGGAGAAGCAACAGCCCATCATTGAACAGGAATTGAACAATTTCGAAAAGAACGGAATGCCCGAAGGTGCTGGAGAAGGTTATTTGGAAGAAATTGAGAAAAAGCGGGAGGAGCTAAAAATGGTAAAGGAACACTTGGTCAAATACCATCCAGACAATTTTGAAAAGCTCTCTGAATTTGAAAAAAGTATTCATCGCAAGGCATTTGCCAGAAACACAGGGGATGAGGATTTTCAAAAAATCGAACGGATCGATTATTCAGAAAATGGAGAAGAACGAACCATTTCGGTTCCTAAAGGGGACATTCTCTATCAATTCAGAAAAGATGTGAAAGAGGGAAATTTGCCTGCTGTTACCTGGCTGGTCGCCCCTCAAAAATTCTCTGATCACCCTAGTGCTCCATGGTATGGTGCCTGGTATGTATCTGAAGTCATGGATATCTTGACCCAGGATCCTGAAGTCTGGAAAAAAACCATTTTTATACTGAATTATGACGAAAATGACGGCTATTTTGATCATCAGCCTCCTTTTGTAGTTCCAGATCCAAAGAATCTAGAAGAAGGCATTATTTCAAATGGTGTAAACACCGAGGGAGAATATGTCTATAAAGAAGAGGAAAAAACAGCGGGTTTTAAGGAGGAAGATTGCAGAACCAGCCCGGTTGGCTTAGGATATAGAGTACCCCTAATCGTAGCTTCTCCATGGTCTCGAGGTGGATATGTTAATTCTCAGGTATCAGACATTACCTCCACCATCCAGTTTCTGGAAAAGTTCCTAAGCAAAAAGTCAGGTAAAAAGGTTGAGGAGCCTAACATTTCTGGGTGGAGACGTATGGTTTCCGGGGATTTGATTTCTGCTTTTAGACCCTATCATGGGGAACCACTGGAAAAGTTAAAGCCCCTGGATCGAAATGAGTTGATGACTCAAATTCATAAAGCACAATTCAAGTCATTGCCAGATAATTTTATGGCTATTCCAGCTTCTGAAGCTAATAATTGGGATACAGCTCGATTACAAAAAGAAGGAAGTCTCCCTGGTCAGGAAAAAGGAAGTAGACCCTCCAATCCTCTGAATTATGATCTTCGGGTCAACGGAAAACTCAGCGCTGATAAAAAATCTTTTCAAATCAGTTTTGAAGCCTCTCAGGAACTCTTTGGAGAGAATTCCTGGGGCGCCCCATTTCAAGTGTATGCGCCTGGAAAATTCAAAAGCATGGATTCCAATAATTGGGAAGAAGCACGAGTTTGGCAGTTTGCAGTGAAAGCTGGGGACCAACTGGAATATGTTTGGCCTTTGACTGATTTTGAAGACGGAAAATTCCATCTCAGGGTCTATGGACCTAATGGCTTTTACAGAGAGTTCAAAGGATCCTCGTCTTCATCCATTTTGGAAATTGACATGCAACCCATTCAAATGGGTGGATCCATCAGTAGATCTGTGAACTTACTATTGACCAGTCAATTGGGGCCTTCTGCCATTCAAATCGTAGAAAATAATTATCGAGAAGGAAACTATTCATTCTCATTGGCGACAGGAAAATCAATCCTCAAAGAATTGAATTTTGAATCTTCACAAGGATGGTACGATTTCACTGTCAAAGCCGATGGACTGGAAAGCACCTTTGCCGGAAGATCGGAAAATGGAGAAGAAAGTATATCAGATCCGCTCATTTCCTGA
- a CDS encoding cupin domain-containing protein produces the protein MRVKEEVFEKAEGLMAELGFTIVKEDRERPWGGFLVIDESQAAQFAKEFFPEENFEALKISEKLSPKILLVAPEKRLSWQYHFRRAEIWRCIEGEVAVATSLTDEESEIKNLSKGDKIKLQQGERHRLIGLKDWGVVAEIWQHTDAENPSDEEDIVRLQDDFGR, from the coding sequence ATGAGAGTAAAAGAAGAAGTTTTTGAAAAAGCAGAGGGCTTAATGGCCGAATTAGGTTTTACCATTGTAAAAGAGGACAGAGAAAGACCTTGGGGTGGATTTTTAGTAATTGACGAATCTCAAGCAGCACAATTTGCCAAAGAATTTTTTCCAGAGGAGAATTTTGAAGCCTTGAAGATTTCAGAAAAACTGAGTCCAAAAATATTGTTGGTAGCTCCTGAAAAAAGGTTGAGCTGGCAATATCATTTCCGAAGAGCTGAAATTTGGAGATGTATTGAAGGGGAAGTAGCTGTCGCGACGAGTTTGACGGATGAAGAAAGCGAAATCAAGAATTTATCAAAAGGAGATAAAATCAAGCTTCAACAAGGAGAACGTCATCGCCTGATTGGCTTGAAGGATTGGGGAGTTGTGGCTGAAATCTGGCAACATACAGATGCCGAAAACCCATCAGATGAAGAGGATATCGTCCGCCTTCAGGATGATTTTGGAAGATGA
- a CDS encoding ammonium transporter, which translates to MKFKWKLAFLITIAAPVLGLFWKHASPVLENFGTAEDLVFADIAWLLTASCLVLLMTPGLSLFYGGMVGKKNLISTMLQSFISLGVVTMLWVVVGFSLAFGDPIGITIGGDTYGIIGNPFQYLFFDQVAELPHKALGSTIPFILFALFQMKFAVITPAIITGSFAERVRFIGYLFFIGIFCLFVYAPLCHMVWHPNGLIGSYFGVLDFAGGTVVHISAGMASLAGALFLGKRNKPHHEPSNITYVLLGTGMLWFGWFGFNAGSSFGANGTAAIAFATTTISSATAMMTWVLFDRIQGRKISALQACIGAVVGLVVITPAAGYITVPESFFFGAVGAIVSNLAMNAKFLKKIDDTLDVFACHGIGGIMGMILTAIFAGKEGSSLLHGGIGVFASHMVVLIGVCIFSFGMGYLIFFVLNKFVTLRVREEYEEVGLDISQHGESI; encoded by the coding sequence ATGAAGTTCAAGTGGAAACTTGCCTTCTTGATTACAATTGCAGCACCGGTACTGGGCTTATTTTGGAAGCATGCCAGCCCGGTATTAGAAAATTTTGGAACCGCAGAAGATTTAGTATTTGCAGACATCGCCTGGCTTTTGACGGCCTCCTGTCTGGTACTTTTGATGACCCCAGGTCTCTCTTTATTTTATGGGGGAATGGTAGGTAAGAAAAACCTGATTTCTACCATGCTACAAAGTTTTATTTCACTTGGTGTTGTAACCATGCTTTGGGTGGTCGTGGGATTTAGCCTTGCATTTGGGGATCCAATCGGCATTACCATTGGAGGTGACACCTATGGAATCATTGGGAATCCTTTCCAATATTTATTCTTTGATCAAGTGGCTGAATTGCCTCATAAAGCGCTGGGGAGCACCATTCCATTTATCCTCTTTGCGTTGTTTCAGATGAAGTTTGCAGTGATTACTCCAGCAATCATCACAGGGTCTTTTGCAGAACGAGTAAGGTTTATAGGCTACCTATTCTTCATTGGTATTTTCTGTCTTTTCGTATATGCGCCCCTATGCCATATGGTTTGGCATCCGAATGGACTCATCGGTTCCTATTTCGGAGTGTTGGATTTTGCCGGAGGAACTGTCGTACATATCAGTGCAGGGATGGCCTCCCTGGCCGGAGCCTTGTTCTTAGGTAAAAGAAACAAACCCCATCATGAGCCTTCTAACATCACCTATGTATTGCTTGGTACCGGAATGCTTTGGTTTGGATGGTTTGGTTTCAATGCAGGTTCTTCGTTCGGAGCAAATGGAACTGCAGCCATTGCATTTGCTACGACGACCATCAGTTCCGCAACTGCGATGATGACCTGGGTTTTATTTGACAGAATACAAGGAAGAAAGATATCGGCCCTTCAAGCATGTATCGGTGCTGTGGTAGGGTTGGTTGTCATCACGCCTGCTGCAGGCTACATCACGGTGCCGGAAAGCTTCTTCTTTGGAGCAGTGGGGGCGATCGTTTCAAACCTTGCAATGAATGCCAAATTCTTAAAGAAAATTGATGACACTTTGGACGTTTTTGCTTGCCATGGGATCGGAGGAATTATGGGAATGATTCTCACCGCCATTTTTGCTGGTAAAGAAGGTTCAAGCTTACTCCATGGAGGAATCGGAGTGTTTGCTTCTCACATGGTAGTTTTAATCGGAGTATGTATTTTCTCCTTCGGAATGGGCTATTTGATCTTCTTTGTCCTCAATAAATTTGTCACACTTCGCGTTCGCGAGGAATACGAGGAAGTAGGCCTGGATATTTCTCAACATGGAGAGTCCATCTAA